Genomic window (Spirochaetaceae bacterium):
TAAAATATTATTAAGTTATTTGCATTGTGTGCTTAATAATATTTTACCTTTACATAAAGAAGGGGAAAGGTCTAATAAGAGACTTGGTAGTAAAAGAATATCTAATATAGAAATACCTATTCCTATTGACGATATGGGTAACATAGATATTCAGGGGCAACAAGAAATTGTTGAAAGATATAATCTTCTTCAGGAAATAAAAAACAATATAGCAGTATATAAAGAAAAGATTGATAAATTAAATGTTGTTATAGAGGTAAATGCAGGTCTAAAAATATAAGTAAGCCTATCTCGAATAATTTATTTTACCAACGGCAGCACAAAGCTATCCAGCGCTAACCTTTGCAGCTGCGGGTTAAGGCCGCTTCTTAGCAGCTCATCGTACTCGTTAAGTTTTACCATTACCATTTTTAGTTCGGTTAAGCTGTACTTACGCAGGGCGGTGCGGTATAAATCGCCGCTCTTTTTGCCAATAATGGCTAGGTTGCGTAATGTTTCATCGCTTACCGTACCGCCGGCAGCCAGCTCTTTTAAATTAAGTAACTTCCTAAATTGCCATGTTAGGCCGGTTAAGGTTTGCACACCTACCCCTTCGCTGTTTAAGGCAAGGTTGTTTAGCACCTCTAGGGCGCTGCTGTCGCGCAGGGCCAGCCTTTCAAAGAGGGTAAAGATAGATACCTCTTTACTGCTGACAATTAAACCATCAACCATTACTTCGTTTATATCTTGGCCGCTATAAAAGCTAAGCAGGGCCTCCATTGCTACCTTAAGTTCGTTTTGGTTCTCTATTAGTTCTAACAAGCGGTCAATGGCTTCGCGGCTGATAACTTGGTTATTCTTTTTAAAAAAACTTTCCACAAAAC
Coding sequences:
- the holA gene encoding DNA polymerase III subunit delta translates to MAKIPATIANLYLLLGPEAGEKANLINTLAATAQKTHGELDRYKFYPYDLEMTGLISLISTSSLFGGARFIVLANFEALKKPDLDNLTAALKKPQDDLYIILTSDGFKADKKLENLCPPANKRIFYELRAAERERFVESFFKKNNQVISREAIDRLLELIENQNELKVAMEALLSFYSGQDINEVMVDGLIVSSKEVSIFTLFERLALRDSSALEVLNNLALNSEGVGVQTLTGLTWQFRKLLNLKELAAGGTVSDETLRNLAIIGKKSGDLYRTALRKYSLTELKMVMVKLNEYDELLRSGLNPQLQRLALDSFVLPLVK